The proteins below come from a single Limnobaculum xujianqingii genomic window:
- the pheA gene encoding bifunctional chorismate mutase/prephenate dehydratase: MSDNPLSGLRERITALDLKLLELLAERRDLALDVARTKQSTHLPIRDKERERDLLRRLVEEGKKHRLDGHYITRLFQIIIEDSVLTQQALLQQYINQDKLSSARIAFLGPKGTYSHLAARQYAARHFDTLVECGCNKFDDIFRQVEIGQADYGILPIENTSSGSINEVYDLLQSTNLFIVGELTNPINHCLLSSVDTDLSQIEVVYSHPQPFQQCSQYLNGFPNWKIEYCESTSAAMEKVASLKSPKAVALGSEPGGALYNLQVLEHSLANQKDNITRFIVVARKPVEVAPQIPAKTTIIVATGQQSGALVEALLVLRKHNVVMTKLESRPINGNPWEEMFYIDMQVNLESESMQKALEDLTPITRSVKVLGCYPSETVVPVKVN, from the coding sequence ATGAGCGATAACCCATTATCAGGGCTGAGAGAACGTATCACTGCACTCGATCTTAAACTGCTGGAGCTGCTGGCCGAGCGTCGGGATTTAGCACTGGACGTAGCCAGAACCAAACAGTCAACTCACCTGCCTATTCGTGATAAAGAACGCGAACGCGATCTGTTAAGACGCCTGGTGGAAGAAGGAAAAAAACATCGACTTGATGGTCACTATATTACCCGTCTGTTTCAAATCATCATTGAAGATTCAGTACTGACCCAGCAGGCTCTGCTGCAACAGTATATTAATCAGGACAAACTTAGCTCGGCACGTATTGCTTTCCTTGGGCCTAAAGGTACTTACTCTCATCTGGCTGCACGCCAATATGCTGCTCGTCATTTTGATACCTTGGTTGAATGCGGCTGTAATAAATTTGACGACATTTTCAGACAGGTGGAAATCGGTCAGGCAGACTACGGCATTCTTCCTATTGAGAACACTAGCTCTGGTTCCATTAACGAAGTATATGATCTGCTGCAATCCACCAATTTGTTTATCGTGGGTGAATTGACTAATCCTATTAACCACTGCCTGCTATCGTCGGTAGATACCGATCTGAGTCAGATTGAGGTGGTTTACAGCCATCCACAACCTTTCCAGCAGTGCAGCCAGTATCTTAACGGCTTCCCTAACTGGAAAATCGAATATTGCGAAAGCACCTCAGCGGCAATGGAAAAAGTTGCCAGTCTGAAATCGCCGAAAGCGGTAGCGCTGGGCAGTGAGCCAGGTGGTGCGCTATATAACCTTCAGGTACTGGAACACAGTCTGGCAAACCAAAAAGATAACATCACTCGCTTTATCGTGGTGGCACGTAAACCGGTTGAAGTTGCCCCACAAATACCGGCCAAAACCACTATTATCGTTGCTACCGGCCAACAGTCTGGTGCACTGGTGGAAGCCTTGTTGGTATTGCGTAAACACAATGTGGTAATGACTAAGCTGGAATCCCGTCCGATTAACGGTAACCCTTGGGAAGAGATGTTCTACATCGATATGCAGGTGAATCTGGAGTCAGAATCCATGCAGAAAGCGCTGGAAGACCTGACGCCGATTACTCGTTCAGTGAAGGTGTTAGGGTGTTATCCGAGTGAGACGGTGGTGCCGGTTAAGGTAAATTAG
- the raiA gene encoding ribosome-associated translation inhibitor RaiA, whose translation MTLNITSKQMDITPAIRSHVEDRLKKLDKWQAQLINPHIVLSKEPKGFVADATITTPNGPLVASAKHEDMYAAINELLLKLERQLNKVQHKSEARRTEGSVKEANLQQLEED comes from the coding sequence ATGACATTAAATATTACTAGCAAACAAATGGACATTACACCGGCAATCCGTTCACACGTCGAGGACCGTCTTAAAAAGCTAGATAAATGGCAGGCTCAGTTAATTAATCCGCATATTGTGTTATCAAAAGAACCTAAAGGTTTCGTGGCCGACGCTACAATCACTACGCCAAATGGCCCTCTGGTGGCAAGTGCTAAGCATGAAGATATGTATGCCGCTATCAATGAGCTACTTCTGAAGCTCGAACGGCAACTGAATAAAGTACAGCACAAGAGTGAAGCCCGGCGTACTGAGGGCAGCGTGAAAGAGGCTAATTTGCAACAGCTTGAAGAAGATTAA
- the pheL gene encoding pheA operon leader peptide PheL: protein MHHIPFFFAFFFNVP, encoded by the coding sequence ATGCACCATATACCGTTTTTCTTCGCTTTCTTTTTTAACGTCCCCTGA